The following coding sequences are from one Peptococcaceae bacterium window:
- a CDS encoding GNAT family N-acetyltransferase: protein FLVLSGSVLKIFFDYALVLFSINCITPVLINPAYQGKGIGKELVRLLSQKYKEYLRIVLIAYEKETEFYRRCGFEVGVEKVPMFITSLWT from the coding sequence CCTTTTTGGTATTATCTGGGTCTGTTTTAAAAATATTTTTTGATTATGCTTTGGTGTTATTTTCCATCAACTGCATAACTCCTGTGTTAATAAATCCTGCATATCAAGGAAAAGGCATTGGAAAAGAGTTAGTTAGATTGTTATCCCAAAAATACAAGGAGTATTTAAGGATTGTGCTTATAGCTTATGAAAAAGAAACGGAATTCTATAGACGCTGTGGATTTGAAGTTGGAGTGGAAAAGGTACCTATGTTTATTACTTCTTTGTGGACATAA
- a CDS encoding exoribonuclease R — MLYELNLTDARKEFSSLYDQVFNMYKPAIIKRKKSEEVMVLRVDQQKMLLSNFSLKPEIIKEDDSSITLALDDLELYSNGSNLDEAISGLVDDLKIYASDYIQRSQLFLNAPNRKSHFPYVLRVLLCETDEEIRQLLELDNAT; from the coding sequence ATGTTATATGAATTAAACCTAACCGATGCCCGCAAAGAGTTCTCTTCTTTGTATGATCAGGTTTTCAATATGTATAAACCAGCTATAATTAAACGAAAAAAGTCAGAAGAAGTAATGGTTCTTCGAGTTGACCAACAGAAAATGTTATTGTCTAATTTTAGCTTGAAGCCTGAGATTATTAAAGAAGATGATTCATCTATAACACTTGCTTTGGATGACCTAGAGCTTTATTCAAATGGTTCAAATTTAGATGAAGCTATCAGTGGTCTAGTTGATGATCTGAAAATCTATGCCTCAGATTATATACAGAGATCACAATTATTCTTGAACGCACCCAACCGTAAATCTCATTTCCCTTATGTCTTACGTGTCCTACTATGTGAAACTGATGAAGAAATTCGTCAATTACTAGAGCTGGACAATGCCACCTAA
- a CDS encoding class I SAM-dependent methyltransferase, translated as MAAEHEDCCWHSYKESRNHRRYKMRELKAKMFNKKASDPKNKPAHIIEAIGLKYADIIADIGAGGGYFSLRFAEIVGEKGKVYAVDTNKEFLEFIKNSAKKKGLKNIITLLITEDKMDLPEESLDFIFMRNVTHHIPNRVKYFKNLRMFLKSNGRIIIIEYKKGKPFTFRGMFGHYVPKDTIVREMGEAGYVLEKEFDFLPEQNFTVYLNTPLRQA; from the coding sequence ATTGCTGCAGAGCATGAAGATTGTTGTTGGCACAGTTATAAGGAATCTAGAAATCATAGGAGGTACAAAATGAGAGAACTTAAAGCAAAAATGTTTAACAAAAAAGCATCAGACCCGAAAAATAAACCTGCTCATATTATAGAAGCCATAGGATTGAAATATGCGGATATTATCGCTGATATAGGTGCAGGTGGAGGTTATTTTTCACTAAGATTTGCTGAAATAGTGGGCGAAAAAGGTAAAGTTTACGCTGTTGATACAAATAAAGAGTTTTTGGAATTCATCAAAAACAGTGCTAAGAAAAAAGGGCTAAAAAACATAATTACACTCCTTATAACTGAAGATAAAATGGATTTACCTGAAGAAAGCTTAGATTTCATATTTATGCGTAATGTCACCCACCATATACCAAATCGTGTGAAGTATTTTAAGAATCTAAGAATGTTTTTGAAATCTAATGGCAGGATAATCATAATAGAGTACAAAAAAGGCAAACCTTTCACTTTTCGCGGGATGTTTGGGCACTATGTTCCCAAGGATACTATCGTACGAGAAATGGGAGAGGCGGGATATGTATTGGAAAAAGAATTTGATTTTTTACCAGAGCAAAATTTTACAGTTTACTTAAACACACCCCTTCGCCAAGCGTAA